The Panacibacter microcysteis DNA window CTGTGTACGGCAATACGCAGCCGTTATACGTGTTGGATGGCGTATTCATTGATAATACGGCAACCTCCGGCGGGCTTAATGCTGTTACCGGCGCAGGTTCCGGTGGAAGCCCTACTTCTAACCAGGACAACCCGTCGAGCCGTATTGCAGATATAAGACCGGAAGACATAGACAACATTGAAATACTGAAAGGCGCTTCTGCTGCGGCCATATATGGATCAAAAGCCTCTGCCGGTGTAATTATCATTACTACAAAAAAAGGCAGGCAGGGAAAGACCAGCATCTCTGTATCGCAGGATCTTGGCCAGATACAGGCACGCAAACTGCTGGGCGTAAGGCAGTTTAATGCAGACCGCGCAGCAAGTCTTTCATCTGACAGTGCCACCAGTGCAGCACTCAGGCAACAGTATCTTGATGCTGAAGCCGCGGGTGCAATATATAACTACGAGAAAGAAGTTTATGGCAATAAAGGTTTTGCCAGGAACACTGTATTAAGTATGAGTGGTGGTGGGGAAAGAACCGGTTTTTACTTTTCTGCCGCTACAAAAGATGAAGAAGGCATAGTAAAAAATACGGGCTACAAGAACACTTCTTTAAGATTGAATGTAGACCACCGGTTGAGTGATAATATCAAAATAGGATTGAGTACGAACTATATCAATTCATCTGCAGACCGCGGCCTGTCTGGCAATGACAATGCAGGCGTGTCTTTGGGTATTGCATTATCATCCACACCTTCCTTTGCACAACTTCATCCTGATGCATCGGGCAATTACCCGAACAACCAGTTTGCAGCTTCTAATCCTTTGCAGACAATAGCACTGATGAAAAACAATGAATCTGTAAACAGGTTTATTACAGGTATAAATGTAGAGGCGATCTTGCAAAAGGGTACAAAAAGTACCACCCGTTTTGTAGGCCGCGGCGGCGTTGATTTCTATAACCTGCAGACGACGGCATTATTCCCGGGTATACTACAGTTCCAGGCCGTAAACAAAGGCACCTCCATACAAGGCGCTACAAAAAACCTGAATACCAATTACATTCTTTCGCTTGTCAATTCACTGACTGTAAGTAACAGGCTTTCGCTTACCACTTCGGCAGGTGTTACGCAGGAGCGCGGCGATTATAACAACATCCTTAATGTAGCCACACAGGTAATTGCCGGGCAATCGAATGTAGACCAGGCAGGTGCATTAACAGCCACACAGTTCAGGGCAAAATACCAGAATGACGGTGTGTTTGCCCAGGAGGAAATACTGATTGCTGATGCTATTACCGTAACAGGTGGTGTACGTTTTGACCGTTCCAGCAATAATGGTGATGTGGCAAAGTATTACGCTTATCCGAAAGCGGCCATATCGTGGAATCTTACAAAACTGGGTATTCCTGAAAACAGTTTTTTGAATAACCTTAAACTGCGTGCCGCATATGGCGAGGCCACCAATGTACCTGCATACGGCAGCAAGTTTACTTCTGCGGTAGTATCCAATATCGGAGGAAACCCCGGCTCGCTTATTAACATACAAAAAGGCGATCCGTCTATCAGGCCAGAAAGACAGAAAGAGTTTGAAACAGGCATCGATTTTAGTATGCTGAAAGGAAGATTGGGTTTTGAAGTAACGTATTACAGCAAAAAGATCAACGACTTTCTCATGCTTGGAAACTTGCCTGCATCATCAGGATTTTCCACGCAATGGCTGAATGCAGGAGACCTGCGTAACCGCGGTATTGAAGTAGGTATGAATGCAAAACCTATCGTCTCAAAAATAATTACCTGGACAAGTTCTGTAAACTTCTGGTTCAACCGGTCTATGGTTACCAGGTATACATTGCCACCGGTGCCACAGGGTTCATTTGGTTATGTACTGGGCTCTTTCCAGATAGAAGAAGGAAAACCTGCCACACAGATCGTTGGGCTAAACGGTGCTGGTGTTGGTGTATTGGGTGATGCGGAACCGCGCTTCCAGATGAATACCTACAACGAGATAACATTCCGCAACCGCCTTAGTCTTCGCTTCCTGATGCACTGGAAAAAAGGTGGAGACAATATCAACCTTACTTCTTTGCAAAACGATTTTGGTGGCACCAGTGCAGACTTCGACAATGTAACCAATAAAACCGGGCTGCCCGATGGTATTTACCGCATTACACAGGTTGGTGTAACCGCCGAACAATTTGTGAAAGATGCGAGCTACCTGCGTTTGAGAGAAATAGGTCTTTATTACTCTTTTACTACCATGCCGGTCGATTTTGTTAAAGGCTTACGCATAGGCGTATCGCTCAATAACTATCTCACCTTTACCAAATACAATTCTTACGATCCCGAAGTATCCAATTTTGGAACAGGTTTCTCACAGGGTGTAGATGTAGATCCTTACCCTGCCACCAAACGTGCAGATTTACATATTGCTGTTGACTTCTAAACTTACCAAATCATGAAAAGAAATAATCGCATTCAAATAATCATTGTGTTTGCAGCGTTGGCCGCCCTTGTATCCTGTAAAAAAGATTATGGCAACCTGAACACACCAACTGCCGAACAGTTTTTAAACAATGCTTCTAAAAGTGAATTGAATAACCTTGTAAGTGGTGCAGAATCGGGCATGCGCAATAATCTTGCTTTGTACCTTGATGATGTAGGCACCATAGGCAGGGAGGTCTACCGGTTTTCCGGTTCAGAGCCACGCTACATAACAGACCTGCTTGGTGCAAATGATGGCAGCCTCAGCAACAGTAATTTTTACATTACCAATCCGTGGGCATCCAGGTACCGCGTAGTAAAGAACTGTAACATACTTGCAGAAGCGGCGCTAAATTCTTCGCAGGTAAGTGCAGCAGAAAAAAGCGGCTACATTGGCTTTGCCAGAACCATTAAGGCGTACCAGTTATTACTCAATCTTAATCTTACCGATTCAAATGGCATCAGAACAGATGTTGCCAATCCTGATGCGCTGGGCCCCATTGTGAGCAGGGCAGATGCACTTAATGCCATTGCCGCATTGCTCGATTCTGCCAAAACAGATCTTACCGGTGCAGCAATAGCTTTCCCGCTGGCAGGGTTTGCCGGTTTTAACGATGCTGCCGGTCTACTGAAGGTAAACCGTGCCATTGCAGGCAGGGTTGCTATATATCGCAGCCAATGGAGCGAGGCCCTGGCAGATCTTGATGAATCTTTTTTTGACCTTGGCGGAGACCTTTATGGGGGCGTTAACCACATCTTCCGTACAGGTTCAGGCGACCAGCTTAACCCGGCGTTTATTCCGCAGAATCAAACAGGTGAAACACGCCTGGCACATCCTTCTTATGCTGCAGATATCGAAGACGGAGACGATAGAATAAACAAGGCAACTTTGCGTAATGCAACTGCCTCGCTAAATGGGCTAAGCAGCAACCGCGATGTTTGGGTGTACACCTCATCTACTGCAAACATTCCCATTATTCGCAATGAAGAACTGATACTTATTTACGCGGAAGCTAACATTCAAACCGGTAATTTTAGTGAAGCAGTGAAGGCTGTTAACGTTATCCGAAATGCACATGGCCTGAACGATTATACAGGAGCCCTTACAACTGATGCATTGGTTGATGAAATGCTGCTTCAGCGCCGGTACTCTTTATTTTATGAGGGCCACAGGTGGATTGATATGCGCCGGTATAACAAACTGGATGAATTGCCAACAGACAGGCCTGCTGATGATATATGGACTAAATTTCCATTACCCGTAAGCGAGGGCTAATAGAATAATTATGAACCCGGCTGCAGCATAAGCATGAAGCTCCTGTTGCGTCGCACTCTTCAACGCATGAAACACTGTTGAACAAAAGCGATGCATAAGTATTCCAGGATTTGCAGGCTGGTGAGCATAGATGTGCATGTTACACTATGCCGAAATATTTGTCAAACGCACAAGAGTGCGACGCAACGATGCTTAATAGTAGCAATGCAGCCGGGTTCATACCATTAATATTTAAAATGCTCAACGTGTTATGAAAACATTTTTACTGATTACCGGGCTGCTTATTCTTTTTGCAGCTGAAATTTTGCGTGTGTATTTTATTATGCCTTTTCCCGGCAGCCAGTATAATAATACTATTGATCTTGCCTACTGGATTGCAAACAATATTACGTGGATAAGAATTGTTGCTTTACTCATGATCGCTTTGCCGGTGACAAACATTTTCAGGAAAGCAAAGCCATGGAAGAAGATTGCAACCGGCGCAATACTATTGCTCTATGGTGTAATATTTTTCATGTTCAACTTTCGCTTTGAGGCAGATAAAATGTTTTACCAGCCTTCTGTAAAAAATATGGCACCTGCTTCTGAAAATACTGTGAATGCGTCAAAACTGGTAATTGGCGTTACAATCAATGGCGAAGCAAAAGCATACCCTGTACAGTTGATCGGTTACCACCACCAGGTAAGAGATACGATTGGTAATACCCCTGTAATGGTTACTTATTGCACCGTATGCAGAACTGGAAGGGTATTTAGTCCTGTAGTAAACGGCCAACCAGAAAATTTCAGGCTGGTAGGTATGGATCACTTCAATGCGATGTTTGAAGATGGCACTACCAAAAGCTGGTGGCAGCAAGCCACAGGCGTTGCCATAACCGGGAAACTAAAAGGGCGGCGCCTGCCTGAAATACCTTCGGAGCAGATGACGCTTGCTTCATGGCTTGGCGAGCACCCGAACTCGCTGGTAATGCAGCCTGATACGTTGTACAAAAAGGATTATGATGATCTGGCTGAATACGACAAAGGAACGTTGAAAAGCAGCCTGGAAAAAAGAGACAGCGCATCCTGGAAATTTAAATCGTGGGTAGTGGGTGTGGTACATGGGGGGAATGCAAAAGCTTATGACTGGAATGCATTAACAGCAAAAGGATTGTTGCAGGATTCTTTGCCGGGCTTGCCGCTGCTGATTACACTCGCAAATGATACTGCTTCTTTTTATGTACTGAACCGGACTGTTGCAGGAAATACGTTAACGTTCATAAAAGATACCACAGCCAATGTGCTAAGGGATACCAATACCAATTCAGTATGGACCATTGCAGGTGTTTGTACTGCAGGGTTATTGAAAGATGCGAAACTACGCAGAGTTCAATCATACCAGGAGTTCTGGCATTCCTGGCAAACATTTCATCCGCAGACGAAACGTTATCCGTAATGCAGGATGAATAATATTCGGCCAATTTTCTTCTATGCTGGTGAACAATTTATCTTAATCATTTAAGATAAATAGGATTTATTCATTGCCGTGTTTACTTGCCGGGATGGTAAAATTTAAATGGTGCTTTATTTTTTGTAATAAGTGCCGGTGCTTTTGTAATAAGTGCAACGTTTCACGAATAACTGCTTACTTTCCCCCCAAT harbors:
- a CDS encoding SusC/RagA family TonB-linked outer membrane protein, which translates into the protein MRKYKLLMCLLCLYAPLMLKAQNKTLTGKVTDATDHAIAGASIMVKQSTAGTLTDATGNFTLSVSPSATAIIISATGFRSQTIDIGSNLSFNIKLEEDVAKLDEVVVTGITTNVKRRNLANTVVTISSKQLAGIAPAQTLDGALEGKIPGALINANTGAPGGGTSVKLRGVTSVYGNTQPLYVLDGVFIDNTATSGGLNAVTGAGSGGSPTSNQDNPSSRIADIRPEDIDNIEILKGASAAAIYGSKASAGVIIITTKKGRQGKTSISVSQDLGQIQARKLLGVRQFNADRAASLSSDSATSAALRQQYLDAEAAGAIYNYEKEVYGNKGFARNTVLSMSGGGERTGFYFSAATKDEEGIVKNTGYKNTSLRLNVDHRLSDNIKIGLSTNYINSSADRGLSGNDNAGVSLGIALSSTPSFAQLHPDASGNYPNNQFAASNPLQTIALMKNNESVNRFITGINVEAILQKGTKSTTRFVGRGGVDFYNLQTTALFPGILQFQAVNKGTSIQGATKNLNTNYILSLVNSLTVSNRLSLTTSAGVTQERGDYNNILNVATQVIAGQSNVDQAGALTATQFRAKYQNDGVFAQEEILIADAITVTGGVRFDRSSNNGDVAKYYAYPKAAISWNLTKLGIPENSFLNNLKLRAAYGEATNVPAYGSKFTSAVVSNIGGNPGSLINIQKGDPSIRPERQKEFETGIDFSMLKGRLGFEVTYYSKKINDFLMLGNLPASSGFSTQWLNAGDLRNRGIEVGMNAKPIVSKIITWTSSVNFWFNRSMVTRYTLPPVPQGSFGYVLGSFQIEEGKPATQIVGLNGAGVGVLGDAEPRFQMNTYNEITFRNRLSLRFLMHWKKGGDNINLTSLQNDFGGTSADFDNVTNKTGLPDGIYRITQVGVTAEQFVKDASYLRLREIGLYYSFTTMPVDFVKGLRIGVSLNNYLTFTKYNSYDPEVSNFGTGFSQGVDVDPYPATKRADLHIAVDF
- a CDS encoding RagB/SusD family nutrient uptake outer membrane protein, translated to MKRNNRIQIIIVFAALAALVSCKKDYGNLNTPTAEQFLNNASKSELNNLVSGAESGMRNNLALYLDDVGTIGREVYRFSGSEPRYITDLLGANDGSLSNSNFYITNPWASRYRVVKNCNILAEAALNSSQVSAAEKSGYIGFARTIKAYQLLLNLNLTDSNGIRTDVANPDALGPIVSRADALNAIAALLDSAKTDLTGAAIAFPLAGFAGFNDAAGLLKVNRAIAGRVAIYRSQWSEALADLDESFFDLGGDLYGGVNHIFRTGSGDQLNPAFIPQNQTGETRLAHPSYAADIEDGDDRINKATLRNATASLNGLSSNRDVWVYTSSTANIPIIRNEELILIYAEANIQTGNFSEAVKAVNVIRNAHGLNDYTGALTTDALVDEMLLQRRYSLFYEGHRWIDMRRYNKLDELPTDRPADDIWTKFPLPVSEG
- a CDS encoding DUF3179 domain-containing (seleno)protein; this encodes MKTFLLITGLLILFAAEILRVYFIMPFPGSQYNNTIDLAYWIANNITWIRIVALLMIALPVTNIFRKAKPWKKIATGAILLLYGVIFFMFNFRFEADKMFYQPSVKNMAPASENTVNASKLVIGVTINGEAKAYPVQLIGYHHQVRDTIGNTPVMVTYCTVCRTGRVFSPVVNGQPENFRLVGMDHFNAMFEDGTTKSWWQQATGVAITGKLKGRRLPEIPSEQMTLASWLGEHPNSLVMQPDTLYKKDYDDLAEYDKGTLKSSLEKRDSASWKFKSWVVGVVHGGNAKAYDWNALTAKGLLQDSLPGLPLLITLANDTASFYVLNRTVAGNTLTFIKDTTANVLRDTNTNSVWTIAGVCTAGLLKDAKLRRVQSYQEFWHSWQTFHPQTKRYP